A window of Cryptomeria japonica chromosome 3, Sugi_1.0, whole genome shotgun sequence contains these coding sequences:
- the LOC131048061 gene encoding uncharacterized protein LOC131048061, translated as MWLDHPNFEKAIEKWWYIDIKGIAMYRMAKYLRYIKVNIKKWNKEVFGDLFAAKSKTQLELEEMQDKIQTSGYNEVSINEENEVLVKYHKIIKREEEFWKQRSRSLWLKVGGRNTRFFHMTAMKHKATNKISKLRIGGIETRKDDEIGNEAKNFFISLLSTDCGFDVYSQRALLETIHLIINDVQNKALVAIPSEDKVKKAVFSFDCNKALGPDGFLLFFF; from the coding sequence atgtggctggACCATCCTAACTTTGAGAAGGCCATTGAGAAGTGGTGGTATATTGACATCAAAGGTATTGCAATGTATAGAATGGCTAAATATTTAAGGTACATTAAAGTTAATATAAAAAAATGGAATAAGGAAGTTTTTGGGGATCTTTTTGCTGCCAAGTCCAAAACCCAGCTTGAGCTTGAGGAAATGCAGGATAAAATCCAAACCAGTGGATATAATGAAGTATCTATCAATGAGGAAAATGAAGTGCTTGTGAAGTATCACAAGattatcaaaagagaagaagaattttggaaacaaCGGTCTAGATCTCTATGGCTTAAAGTTGGGGGCAGAAATACTAGGTTCTTCCATATGACTGCTATGAAACATAAGGCCACAAATAAGATCTCTAAGTTGAGAATTGGGGGAATTGAAACCaggaaggatgatgagattgggaaTGAAGCCAAGAATTTTTTCATATCTCTTCTCTCAACGGATTGTGGTTTTGATGTTTATTCTCAAAGGGCCCTCTTAGAGaccattcatttaatcattaatGATGTTCAAAACAAGGCTTTGGTGGCCATCCCCTCTGAGGATAAAGTTAAGAAAGcggttttctcttttgattgcaataaAGCCTTGGGCCCGGATGGATTTCTGTTGTTCTTCTTTTAA